A single Ochrobactrum sp. BTU1 DNA region contains:
- a CDS encoding ABC transporter ATP-binding protein, producing MSPLLNVENLEIETAGRVLVSGVSFSVAQGERVGLIGESGSGKSLTALAVMGLLAEGMKASGSITLEGHQIIGARDRTLVPLRGRSVAAVFQEPMTALDPLMRIGKQIAEVVQRRALRDGRKLGKAELEREVIGLLDRVSLPEPTRIARSWPHEISGGQRQRAAIAMALACRPKLLIADEPTTALDVTTQAEILKLLEQLVRDEGMGLLFISHDLPVVSSIAERALVLRRGNLIEQGPVTTLFANPVEDYTKGLVAAARAFDAALEVAR from the coding sequence ATGAGCCCATTGCTGAACGTTGAAAATCTTGAGATCGAAACTGCTGGCCGCGTTCTGGTTTCTGGCGTGTCTTTTTCGGTTGCGCAGGGCGAGCGTGTCGGCCTGATCGGTGAATCCGGCTCCGGCAAATCATTGACCGCATTGGCCGTCATGGGACTGCTTGCGGAAGGCATGAAAGCAAGCGGCTCTATCACGCTTGAAGGCCACCAGATTATCGGGGCGCGTGATCGTACGCTTGTTCCGCTGCGTGGACGAAGCGTCGCCGCCGTCTTTCAGGAACCGATGACCGCGCTCGATCCGCTGATGCGCATCGGCAAACAGATAGCGGAAGTGGTGCAGCGCCGCGCGTTGCGCGATGGCCGCAAGCTTGGCAAAGCGGAACTCGAACGCGAGGTTATTGGGCTTCTGGATCGCGTTTCCTTGCCGGAACCAACCCGCATTGCCCGCTCATGGCCTCATGAGATTTCGGGCGGCCAGCGCCAGCGTGCTGCGATTGCCATGGCGCTTGCCTGCCGGCCAAAACTGCTGATCGCTGACGAGCCGACAACTGCGCTCGATGTGACGACGCAGGCAGAAATCCTTAAACTTCTTGAGCAACTCGTTCGCGATGAAGGCATGGGGCTTTTGTTCATCAGCCATGATCTGCCGGTCGTCTCGAGCATTGCCGAGCGAGCGCTCGTGCTCAGACGCGGCAATTTGATTGAGCAGGGACCAGTAACTACGCTGTTTGCCAATCCCGTTGAGGACTATACCAAGGGACTAGTTGCTGCCGCGCGTGCCTTCGACGCTGCATTGGAGGTGGCGCGATGA
- a CDS encoding ABC transporter permease, giving the protein MILSVFVAAIVLFLLLRLLPGDPANALVSVGADAAQIEAARKQVGSDLPLYQQFTQFIGSLVRFDLGNSFVSGAPVLTEIGKRLIVTLPLTLMAFVLAIIIAVPLGILSVVRQKSWYGSIISVISQLGIAVPVFWIGILLVWVFAVKLRMFPSGGFPSRGWQSAPAAFQSLTLPVITIAIVMSASLIRYVRSATQDVLGSDYLRTARALGSTFSQALIRHGIRNGAVPVISILGIELASTLLGAVVVERVFSLPGLGSMLLLGIEQRDYPNVQGVLFVSTLLVLLVGFAADLVQRLIDPRLRSRSAGGRA; this is encoded by the coding sequence CTGATCCTGTCGGTATTCGTTGCAGCTATCGTTCTGTTCTTGCTGCTGCGCCTTTTGCCGGGTGATCCAGCAAATGCATTGGTTTCGGTTGGTGCTGACGCCGCGCAGATTGAAGCTGCGCGTAAACAGGTCGGCTCCGACCTCCCGCTCTATCAGCAATTCACACAGTTCATCGGCTCACTTGTGCGCTTTGACCTCGGCAATTCCTTTGTCAGCGGCGCGCCGGTTTTGACTGAAATCGGCAAACGCCTGATCGTGACGCTGCCACTGACACTGATGGCTTTCGTGCTGGCGATCATCATTGCCGTGCCACTCGGCATCCTGTCGGTCGTGCGTCAGAAAAGCTGGTATGGCTCGATCATTTCAGTGATCTCACAATTGGGCATCGCCGTGCCAGTTTTCTGGATCGGCATTCTTCTCGTCTGGGTGTTCGCGGTGAAATTGCGCATGTTTCCATCGGGTGGTTTTCCATCGCGTGGATGGCAATCAGCACCTGCTGCATTTCAGTCACTGACATTGCCGGTCATCACTATTGCCATCGTCATGTCGGCATCGCTTATCCGCTATGTTCGTTCTGCAACACAGGATGTATTGGGCAGCGATTATCTGCGCACTGCGCGCGCGCTGGGCTCCACGTTCTCGCAAGCGCTGATCCGTCATGGCATCCGCAATGGCGCGGTTCCTGTGATTTCGATCCTCGGTATCGAACTCGCTTCAACGCTTCTCGGCGCTGTGGTGGTAGAGCGCGTTTTCTCGCTCCCCGGCCTCGGCTCCATGCTACTTTTGGGTATCGAGCAGCGTGATTATCCAAATGTGCAAGGCGTTCTGTTTGTCTCTACTTTGCTGGTTCTTCTGGTCGGCTTCGCTGCCGATCTGGTGCAACGTTTGATCGATCCGCGATTGCGCAGCCGGTCGGCGGGAGGCCGCGCATGA
- a CDS encoding cytochrome c: MKTLLRIIGVLVVFGIIAFLAFLFVPVQLTKSTQELAADWKPAKGQGEYVMYASDCMACHTAEGGKSFAGGRAIASPMGTIWTTNITPDKETGIGNWTLDQFRAALYDGIRADGVHLYPAMPYENYRKLNEEDVRALYDYFMHEVEPVKNEVQQTELGFPFNMRFGIRAWNWLALNNKAGFTPAGKNEVQERGQYLVEGAAHCAACHSPRNALMAQDGVQVGDKTFLTGGVVDGWNAPSLRGPQSAPQKWSVEEMASYLATGRNSHSTANGEMGLAVEQSFQHLTDADTLAIAAFLKGIDGAAVEVPENFAVKAPTALPAAPADAAGEETAKLLTEASPNMPVGARLYLDNCAACHFVTGKGAPGIFPELAANDLVTGSEVKPLVSIILHGAEVPSTEKRPMRLVMQGYADRLTDDEVAQLATFVRSAWGNKADAVSAAEVAKVRNQASH, encoded by the coding sequence ATGAAAACTCTTCTTCGCATTATCGGCGTTCTGGTCGTCTTTGGAATTATCGCGTTTCTCGCATTCCTGTTTGTTCCGGTGCAACTGACCAAGTCAACACAAGAGCTTGCTGCTGATTGGAAGCCTGCAAAGGGGCAGGGCGAATATGTGATGTATGCTTCCGACTGTATGGCTTGCCATACGGCAGAAGGCGGCAAGTCGTTTGCCGGTGGCCGTGCGATTGCGAGCCCAATGGGCACGATCTGGACGACAAACATCACTCCGGACAAGGAAACTGGCATCGGCAACTGGACACTCGATCAGTTCCGCGCAGCGCTCTATGATGGCATTCGTGCCGATGGCGTGCATCTTTATCCCGCCATGCCTTACGAAAACTATCGTAAGCTGAACGAGGAAGATGTCCGCGCGCTTTACGACTACTTCATGCATGAAGTAGAGCCGGTGAAGAACGAAGTGCAGCAGACCGAACTCGGTTTTCCGTTCAACATGCGCTTCGGTATCCGCGCATGGAACTGGCTCGCTCTCAACAACAAGGCTGGCTTCACGCCCGCCGGTAAGAACGAAGTTCAGGAACGTGGCCAGTATCTGGTTGAAGGTGCAGCCCACTGTGCTGCCTGCCACAGCCCGCGCAATGCTTTGATGGCGCAGGACGGCGTTCAGGTTGGCGACAAGACCTTCCTTACGGGTGGTGTCGTCGACGGCTGGAATGCACCTTCGTTGCGTGGCCCACAGTCGGCACCTCAGAAGTGGTCCGTTGAGGAAATGGCTTCCTATCTCGCAACCGGTCGTAATTCCCATTCGACCGCAAACGGCGAAATGGGTCTGGCAGTCGAGCAATCGTTCCAGCACCTGACTGATGCTGATACTCTGGCGATTGCTGCTTTCCTAAAGGGTATCGATGGCGCAGCTGTCGAAGTTCCTGAGAATTTTGCAGTCAAGGCACCGACGGCACTTCCAGCCGCTCCGGCAGATGCCGCGGGTGAAGAGACTGCAAAGTTGCTGACTGAAGCATCTCCGAACATGCCAGTCGGCGCACGTCTTTACCTCGACAACTGCGCTGCATGTCACTTTGTGACAGGCAAGGGTGCTCCTGGCATCTTCCCGGAACTAGCAGCTAATGATCTGGTCACGGGTTCGGAAGTGAAGCCGTTGGTCTCGATCATTCTGCATGGTGCAGAAGTGCCTTCGACCGAGAAGCGTCCTATGCGTCTGGTAATGCAGGGCTATGCCGATCGTCTGACGGATGATGAAGTTGCTCAGCTAGCAACTTTTGTTCGCTCGGCTTGGGGCAACAAGGCTGATGCCGTATCTGCTGCTGAGGTTGCCAAGGTCCGCAATCAAGCTT
- a CDS encoding gluconate 2-dehydrogenase subunit 3 family protein: protein MTDLPGYPSRRTFLKASAASVMLSGLAVSAQAQQSTPPVALEQYERQYFNDLEWTFILAATARLIPSDGDGPGAIETRVPVFIDLQLAGDYGRADDWYMVGPHDASADPTRGWQTPLNPAQIYRQAIPAFNGWCEQKYGAAFSALNAEQQDAALTSLQKGEVGLQPELREFFGILLQNTKEGYFADPMYGGNHGMQSWSYIGFPGARGSYKEWVERYNVRYPLGPVSIKGERA, encoded by the coding sequence ATGACCGACCTCCCCGGCTATCCGAGCCGGCGCACCTTTTTGAAAGCCTCCGCAGCAAGCGTGATGCTTTCAGGACTGGCTGTGTCAGCTCAGGCGCAACAGTCGACGCCCCCTGTTGCTCTCGAACAATACGAACGCCAATATTTTAATGATCTTGAATGGACTTTCATCCTCGCCGCTACGGCAAGGTTGATCCCCTCTGACGGTGATGGCCCAGGCGCTATCGAAACCCGTGTTCCTGTATTCATCGACCTTCAGCTCGCTGGCGACTACGGTCGTGCAGACGACTGGTATATGGTCGGCCCTCATGACGCGTCTGCGGACCCGACACGCGGTTGGCAGACCCCGCTCAATCCTGCTCAGATCTATCGTCAGGCTATCCCAGCATTCAACGGTTGGTGCGAGCAGAAATATGGCGCTGCCTTCTCGGCACTCAATGCCGAGCAGCAGGACGCAGCGCTGACTTCCCTTCAGAAGGGTGAAGTTGGTTTGCAGCCAGAACTGCGCGAGTTCTTCGGAATTCTTTTGCAGAACACCAAGGAAGGCTATTTTGCCGACCCGATGTATGGCGGCAATCACGGTATGCAGTCGTGGAGCTATATCGGTTTTCCCGGTGCTCGCGGCAGCTACAAGGAATGGGTTGAGCGTTACAATGTTCGCTACCCATTAGGCCCGGTTTCGATCAAGGGCGAGAGGGCTTAA
- a CDS encoding GMC family oxidoreductase — MARQEKKKDVVIVGLGWTGAILAMELAQEGLEIVALERGHDQNTVPDFKYPNMIDELKYGVRLKMMQRASQQTVTVRRNEGETALPYRSFGSFLPGNGVGGAGTHWNGLNWRPQAEELRLRSHVLENWGEQIIPEDMLLGDYPVTYDEMEPFFDRFERVAGISGKAGNLKGQLVEGGNPFEGWRSNEYPMPPMHTTWDGRKFADAAKAMGYHPFPSPGGIASTAYVNEYGMQMGPCNHCGFCERFGCYQYSKSSPQTTILDALKRMPNFSYRTESEVLRIEMAPDGKTATGVTYFDDKTQEEVFQPADIVIMASFQLNNVHLALLSGIGKPYDPATGEGVTGRNYAYQLTGGVTLFFKNEEFNPFIGTGANGMCIDDFGVNQIDFGREGFIGGAYWRSGQTNGQPIRSMTLPSGTPGWGAGWKSAIAEWYGHSMNIGTHGSVMAYKTNHLDLDPTYKDPHGRPLMRMTFNWNPNDIRMTQFMKGKAEELAKTMNPDLMQSSFKKEGAQFDVRPYQTTHTTGGHTMSANPREGVVNRFSQAWDKHNVFMLGAGNFVQNTQYNPTGLLGGLAYWTAHAIRTQYLSNPRPLV, encoded by the coding sequence ATGGCACGTCAGGAAAAGAAAAAAGACGTGGTCATTGTTGGCCTCGGCTGGACAGGCGCGATTCTAGCTATGGAGTTGGCGCAGGAAGGTCTTGAAATCGTCGCTCTTGAGCGCGGTCACGACCAGAACACCGTTCCGGATTTCAAATATCCGAACATGATCGATGAGCTGAAATACGGCGTGCGCCTCAAGATGATGCAACGCGCAAGCCAGCAGACAGTTACAGTTCGCCGCAATGAGGGTGAAACCGCCCTGCCTTACCGCAGTTTCGGTTCGTTCCTTCCGGGCAACGGTGTCGGCGGTGCCGGCACGCACTGGAACGGCCTGAACTGGCGCCCACAGGCAGAAGAACTGCGTCTTCGTTCGCATGTTCTAGAAAACTGGGGTGAGCAGATCATCCCGGAAGACATGCTTCTTGGCGACTATCCTGTGACCTATGACGAAATGGAACCGTTCTTCGACCGTTTCGAACGTGTTGCTGGTATTTCCGGCAAGGCAGGTAATCTGAAGGGCCAGCTCGTTGAGGGCGGCAATCCTTTTGAAGGATGGCGCTCGAACGAATATCCGATGCCTCCAATGCACACGACCTGGGATGGCCGCAAATTCGCCGACGCAGCAAAGGCCATGGGTTATCACCCGTTCCCGTCGCCGGGCGGCATCGCATCGACTGCCTATGTGAACGAATATGGCATGCAGATGGGGCCGTGCAACCATTGCGGCTTCTGTGAGCGTTTCGGCTGCTACCAGTATTCGAAGTCATCGCCCCAGACAACCATTCTGGATGCGCTCAAGCGTATGCCGAACTTCTCATACCGTACGGAATCTGAAGTTCTGCGTATCGAAATGGCACCGGACGGCAAGACTGCAACTGGCGTTACCTATTTTGACGACAAGACGCAGGAAGAAGTCTTCCAGCCAGCCGACATCGTCATCATGGCTTCGTTCCAACTCAACAACGTGCATTTGGCACTGCTTTCGGGCATCGGCAAGCCTTACGATCCTGCAACGGGCGAGGGTGTGACTGGCCGTAACTACGCTTACCAGCTGACAGGCGGCGTGACACTCTTCTTCAAGAACGAAGAGTTCAACCCGTTCATTGGTACAGGGGCGAACGGCATGTGCATCGATGACTTCGGTGTAAACCAGATCGACTTTGGTCGTGAAGGCTTCATCGGTGGTGCTTATTGGCGTTCGGGACAGACCAACGGCCAACCGATCCGAAGCATGACGCTTCCTTCGGGCACGCCTGGTTGGGGTGCAGGCTGGAAGAGCGCAATTGCTGAGTGGTATGGTCATTCGATGAACATCGGGACTCACGGTTCCGTTATGGCCTACAAGACCAACCATCTGGATCTTGATCCGACCTATAAAGACCCGCACGGCCGTCCACTGATGCGTATGACCTTCAACTGGAATCCGAACGATATCCGGATGACCCAGTTCATGAAGGGCAAGGCGGAAGAATTGGCCAAGACGATGAACCCGGACCTGATGCAGTCATCCTTCAAAAAGGAAGGAGCACAGTTTGACGTTCGTCCTTATCAGACGACGCATACGACGGGCGGGCACACCATGTCGGCTAATCCGCGTGAAGGTGTGGTCAACCGCTTCTCGCAAGCGTGGGACAAGCATAACGTCTTCATGTTGGGTGCGGGTAACTTCGTGCAGAACACGCAGTATAACCCGACTGGCCTGCTTGGTGGTCTGGCTTACTGGACTGCTCATGCGATCCGTACGCAGTATCTTTCCAATCCACGTCCGTTGGTTTGA
- a CDS encoding ABC transporter permease: MSSVTPSSQRFRLPWPLVVGGILVGIHVVVALLSLFWTPYGVGDMVGGRLAAPSWEHWAGTDRLGRDLMTQIMVGSRIALFVGLGAVAISAVIGVTIGVLAAFATQTLDDMLAATLDILIAFPTLLLAMLIVASSDGASLSTAILAIGIAASAIVARLTRILAKRVLAMDYVTASRISGTSWLGVVRIHVLPNIWPTLIVNFALQFGLAVIAEASLSYLGLGAPPPNASWGRLLQEAQASVYTAPFGAIAPGLALVSLVIGLNLFADGLRDVADPTRRRQQ; this comes from the coding sequence ATGAGCAGCGTCACCCCATCTTCGCAACGTTTCCGATTGCCTTGGCCGCTCGTAGTCGGCGGTATTCTTGTTGGCATTCATGTCGTTGTTGCACTGCTTAGCCTGTTCTGGACGCCTTATGGGGTCGGTGACATGGTTGGTGGACGGCTGGCAGCGCCATCATGGGAACACTGGGCCGGCACAGACCGGTTGGGTCGCGATTTGATGACACAGATCATGGTCGGCTCACGCATCGCGCTTTTTGTCGGGCTCGGAGCCGTCGCTATCAGCGCTGTGATCGGCGTCACCATCGGCGTTCTGGCTGCTTTTGCGACGCAGACACTCGACGATATGCTGGCTGCAACGCTCGATATTCTGATTGCTTTTCCGACGTTGTTGCTTGCCATGCTGATCGTCGCTTCAAGCGATGGCGCAAGCCTTTCGACCGCTATTCTCGCAATCGGCATTGCTGCATCAGCCATCGTCGCGCGCTTGACCCGCATTCTCGCCAAACGCGTTCTGGCGATGGATTATGTCACAGCGTCGCGCATTTCGGGCACTTCGTGGCTTGGTGTCGTTCGTATCCATGTGCTGCCGAACATCTGGCCGACACTGATTGTCAATTTCGCGCTGCAGTTCGGGCTCGCCGTGATTGCCGAAGCTTCATTGTCTTATCTTGGGCTTGGCGCGCCACCACCAAACGCGTCCTGGGGACGATTGCTGCAGGAAGCGCAGGCTTCGGTTTATACAGCTCCCTTCGGTGCAATCGCACCGGGTCTGGCGCTCGTTTCGCTCGTCATCGGGCTTAATCTTTTTGCAGATGGTTTGCGCGATGTGGCCGATCCAACGCGGAGGAGGCAACAATGA
- a CDS encoding ABC transporter ATP-binding protein has translation MSLIDLSDVSFAYSGGKTVLHGIDLMLESGSNLGIVGESGSGKTTMLKLLLGLQVATSGNVNFRGQMLNIKDRNFMRGFRRSVQAVFQDPYSSLDPRQRVFNIIAEPLRSLKIETDIAQAVAQALAAVDLPEDAATRYPHEFSGGQRQRIAIARAIVANPDLIIADEVVSALDLTTRARIIDLMRTLSERTTFVVVSHDIALVALLCERLIVLEKGTIVEQGNTPEILANPQHAYTRKLLASLPRMPRES, from the coding sequence ATGAGCCTCATCGATCTTTCCGACGTTTCCTTCGCTTATAGTGGTGGCAAAACCGTGCTGCATGGCATCGATCTCATGCTTGAAAGCGGCAGCAATCTTGGCATTGTGGGTGAATCTGGCTCCGGCAAGACAACCATGCTCAAACTGCTTTTGGGGTTGCAGGTTGCAACGTCAGGCAATGTGAATTTTCGCGGCCAGATGCTCAACATCAAAGACCGCAACTTCATGCGGGGCTTTCGCCGTTCCGTGCAGGCGGTTTTCCAGGATCCTTATTCTTCACTCGATCCGCGCCAGCGCGTGTTCAACATCATAGCTGAACCGCTGCGCTCGCTAAAAATCGAGACGGACATAGCGCAGGCTGTCGCCCAAGCACTGGCTGCTGTCGATCTTCCAGAAGATGCAGCAACACGTTATCCGCATGAGTTTTCCGGCGGTCAGCGTCAGCGTATCGCGATTGCGCGTGCGATTGTCGCCAATCCTGACCTTATTATTGCCGATGAAGTAGTGAGCGCGCTCGATCTTACCACGCGTGCGCGTATCATCGATCTCATGCGGACTTTGTCTGAACGCACGACGTTCGTGGTTGTTTCGCACGATATCGCACTCGTGGCTTTGCTTTGTGAAAGACTGATCGTGCTTGAAAAGGGCACGATCGTTGAACAGGGTAATACGCCCGAAATTCTTGCCAATCCGCAACATGCCTATACGCGAAAACTGCTGGCAAGTTTGCCGCGAATGCCAAGAGAATCGTGA